In the Gemmatimonadaceae bacterium genome, one interval contains:
- a CDS encoding tetratricopeptide repeat protein — protein MLVIRSTTISSSLFAIVLALPLAAQQPKQCSVDEGTPSEVARAFLTISQVANPQGADPASLKKKLADAVQLLTGNPGKVENPVGHAYELGKLLVLWSEQPDVPLTTTRGALGFATNPQDTVSLPAAIDSAFTVVETAQPECATETDKWRSQKVWSNLVNKAVQELNAGSVDSAEKHATESLLLNRKAPYGNMVLAQVAQRRNQVDRAIDLFQRTIDIASTDTLYNEVKANSLLNLGNLARQAAAEDSTKASKYNPIALRAYQTLAADSTASAGYHIDGVNGVVNVELAMGDSAAVRAVYKGQLDNPSAFPFNDVIQAGVWATNVGDSVAATKLFHAAYEMNPYHRDALSNLALIEMKAQKYDTALVLLNRLKAVDPNGDNSRLFVFTYAGLAKKFADLNHSIVARYNKSKDAKLRKVLTDSAALTTDSNKVYTDLAVNTNLASDSLPVMVRFSQFSNVDNKVTLAGTINNRTDAAKTYTLKVDFLDNKGNVVASQQATVGPVAGHGSGPFSVTAAGVGITAFRYAPLDN, from the coding sequence TGGTCATCCGTTCGACGACCATCAGCTCGTCCCTGTTCGCCATCGTGCTCGCGCTCCCCTTGGCGGCGCAGCAGCCCAAGCAGTGCTCCGTGGACGAGGGCACGCCGTCTGAAGTCGCGCGGGCGTTCCTCACCATCTCTCAGGTGGCGAACCCCCAGGGAGCCGATCCGGCGTCCCTCAAGAAGAAGCTGGCCGACGCGGTCCAACTGCTCACCGGTAACCCGGGGAAAGTTGAGAACCCGGTCGGGCACGCCTACGAGCTCGGCAAGCTGCTGGTGCTGTGGAGCGAGCAGCCCGACGTGCCGCTCACCACGACTCGCGGCGCACTCGGCTTCGCGACGAATCCCCAGGACACCGTGAGCCTCCCAGCGGCGATCGACTCGGCATTCACCGTAGTCGAAACCGCCCAGCCGGAGTGCGCGACCGAAACGGATAAGTGGCGCAGCCAGAAGGTCTGGAGCAACCTCGTCAACAAGGCGGTTCAGGAGTTGAACGCGGGAAGCGTCGATTCCGCCGAGAAACATGCGACGGAGTCCCTGTTGCTGAATCGCAAGGCTCCCTACGGCAACATGGTGCTGGCCCAGGTGGCGCAGCGGCGCAACCAAGTGGACAGGGCCATCGATCTCTTCCAACGCACGATCGACATCGCGTCGACCGACACGCTGTACAACGAGGTGAAGGCCAACTCGCTGCTCAACCTGGGAAACCTCGCGCGGCAAGCGGCGGCTGAAGACTCGACCAAAGCCTCCAAGTACAACCCCATCGCGTTGCGTGCGTACCAGACGCTGGCGGCCGACTCGACGGCGTCAGCGGGGTACCACATCGATGGCGTGAACGGGGTCGTGAACGTCGAACTCGCGATGGGCGATTCGGCGGCGGTCCGGGCGGTGTACAAGGGCCAGCTCGATAACCCGTCGGCGTTCCCGTTCAACGACGTCATCCAGGCCGGCGTGTGGGCCACCAACGTCGGCGACTCCGTGGCCGCGACCAAGTTGTTCCACGCTGCGTACGAGATGAACCCATATCACCGGGATGCGCTCTCGAACCTGGCGCTGATCGAGATGAAGGCGCAGAAGTACGACACCGCCCTCGTCCTGCTCAACCGGCTCAAGGCCGTGGATCCCAACGGCGACAACTCGCGGTTGTTCGTGTTCACGTACGCCGGGCTGGCCAAGAAGTTCGCGGACCTGAACCACAGCATCGTGGCGCGCTACAACAAGTCCAAGGACGCGAAGCTGCGGAAGGTGCTCACGGATTCCGCCGCGCTCACCACGGATTCCAACAAGGTGTACACGGATCTGGCCGTGAACACGAACCTGGCCTCGGACAGCCTGCCGGTAATGGTCCGATTCTCGCAGTTCAGCAACGTCGACAACAAGGTCACGCTCGCCGGGACGATCAACAACCGGACGGATGCCGCCAAGACGTACACGCTCAAGGTCGACTTCCTGGACAACAAGGGGAACGTCGTGGCGTCGCAGCAGGCAACCGTTGGGCCGGTGGCGGGCCACGGAAGCGGCCCGTTCAGCGTGACGGCCGCTGGGGTTGGGATCACCGCGTTCCGGTACGCTCCGCTCGACAACTGA